The Corythoichthys intestinalis isolate RoL2023-P3 chromosome 1, ASM3026506v1, whole genome shotgun sequence genome has a segment encoding these proteins:
- the LOC130919144 gene encoding uncharacterized protein LOC130919144 produces MDLHKKGVFNLPVSDIKEASEDFTGEVDIEHFWDNVQLEMISYGFTPTHAKNPFGVKPNFEYWAPWIGKNTRKSEVVLNTEYEKLSASKSSAETEVSMVSEDRLVDELMKQKVSTVRKLCKACNLDCRGSRMDLIIRLREEMKTRHSYDKIFQKIWGASGGWSVILCPHAVVYSLKFNLRAESPRDFTDLLLSWKHLPNVSVYDFARGLTTHANLRLPNALPFRPHEGRLAASLSDNISKAQQKKLKISLPWLTEKSQTPQKHGHPLTGSSDHYVLYDKFHETNTKDPQEILRRIDLVPELQGSLNSQVAEQLFASMQKNNYFLNNMAPSTHIFLMRNIIHHRNNTTNARLLEKQLQRGLDSHHLSDITLNDFGQAVFGKIKSSSVFFYILSPSSFDCFFTNIIEMKCYCF; encoded by the exons ATGGACCTCCACAAAAAGGGAGTTTTTAATTTACCCG TGAGTGACATCAAGGAAGCTTCTGAAGACTTTACTGGTGAAGTCGACATTGAACATTTCTGGGATAATGTTCAACTGGAGATGATTTCTTACGGATTTACCCCAA CTCATGCAAAAAACCCCTTTGGTGTTAAACCAAATTTTGAGTATTGGGCCCCATGGATTGGAAAGAATACGCGAAAGTCAGAGGTTGTGCTTAACACGGAGTACGAAAAACTGTCAGCTTCGAAATCCTCAGCTGAAACTGAAGTCAGCATGGTGTCAGAGGATCGTCTTGTTGATGAGCTAATGAAACAGAAG GTTTCAACTGTGCGCAAACTTTGCAAGGCCTGCAATCTAGATTGTAGGGGATCACGGATGGATCTTATCATTAGGCTACGAGAAGAAATGAAGACAAGACATTCATATGATAAAATATTCCAAAAGATATGGGGTGCATCTG GTGGATGGTCTGTGATCCTCTGTCCTCATGCTGTGGTTTACAGCCTTAAATTTAACTTGAGGGCAGAGTCTCCGAGGGATTTTACAGACCTCCTTTTATCTTGGAAACATCTTCCAAACGTCTCCGTCTATGATTTTGCACGAGGCTTGACAACGCATGCCAACCTCCGTTTGCCAAACGCCTTACCTTTCAGGCCACACGAAGGCAGACTGGCTGCATCACTTAGTGACAACATCAGTAAAGCGCagcaaaaaaaactcaaaatctctctacCATGGTTGACAGAAAAGTCCCAAACTCCCCAAAAACATGGACATCCTCTGACTGGCTCCTCAGACCACTATGTTTTATATGACAAATTTCATGAGACCAATACAAAAGATCCACAGGAAATCCTAAGAAGGATCGACCTGGTTCCTGAACTTCAGGGTTCATTGAATAGCCAAGTGGCTGAGCAGCTTTTTGCAAGCATGCagaaaaacaattattttctCAACAACATGGCACCGTcgacacatatttttttaatgagaaacaTTATTCATCACCGAAATAATACTACAAATGCCAGACTTTTGGAAAAACAATTACAGAGAGGACTTGACTCCCATCATCTGAGTGATATTACTCTGAATGACTTTGGACAAGCTGTGTTTGGTAAAATCAAATCTTCTTCTGTCTTTTTTTACATCCTTTCTCCTTCTtcctttgattgtttttttaccaATATTATTGAAATGAAGTGCTattgtttttaa
- the LOC130919175 gene encoding uncharacterized protein LOC130919175 isoform X3 — protein sequence MLSLFPFGNLDTSCYLNLCQSINAGTWTEIIGTDIQGFPGQPYGNDCGIFMLMYALYGVLDAPFDFNITDMPTLRKWWCILLVENFELGCHGKVFAHWTNEAKALLQGEVPPVFRLKKRKYDTIAEGVQDKEMWTREMI from the exons ATGCTGTCGTTGTTCCCATTTGGCAACCTGGACACTTCATGTTATCT AAACCTCTGCCAGTCTATTAATGCAGGGACTTGGACAGAGATAATTGGAACAGATATACAG GGTTTCCCGGGACAGCCATATGGGAATGACTGTGGCATCTTCATGTTGATG TATGCTTTGTACGGTGTTCTGGACGCTCCCTTTGATTTTAACATC ACTGATATGCCAACTTTGAGGAAGTGGTGGTGCATATTGTTGGTGGAAAATTTTGAACTTGGGTG CCACGGGAAAGTGTTTGCCCATTGGACAAATGAGGCAAAAGCCCTCTTGCAGGGTGAAGTGCCACCAGTCTTCAGGTTGAAGAAAAGGAAATATGATACCATCGCTGAGGGGGTACAAGACAAAGAGATGTGGACCAGAGAAATGATCTAA
- the LOC130919175 gene encoding uncharacterized protein LOC130919175 isoform X2 encodes MLSRHGVSLQNVTHSCICLLTSKTEMLSLFPFGNLDTSCYLNLCQSINAGTWTEIIGTDIQGFPGQPYGNDCGIFMLMYALYGVLDAPFDFNITDMPTLRKWWCILLVENFELGCHGKVFAHWTNEAKALLQGEVPPVFRLKKRKYDTIAEGVQDKEMWTREMI; translated from the exons ATGTTGTCGCGACATGGCGTAAGCCTACAGAAtgtgacccactcatgcatttgcCT ATTGACGTCAAAAACAGAGATGCTGTCGTTGTTCCCATTTGGCAACCTGGACACTTCATGTTATCT AAACCTCTGCCAGTCTATTAATGCAGGGACTTGGACAGAGATAATTGGAACAGATATACAG GGTTTCCCGGGACAGCCATATGGGAATGACTGTGGCATCTTCATGTTGATG TATGCTTTGTACGGTGTTCTGGACGCTCCCTTTGATTTTAACATC ACTGATATGCCAACTTTGAGGAAGTGGTGGTGCATATTGTTGGTGGAAAATTTTGAACTTGGGTG CCACGGGAAAGTGTTTGCCCATTGGACAAATGAGGCAAAAGCCCTCTTGCAGGGTGAAGTGCCACCAGTCTTCAGGTTGAAGAAAAGGAAATATGATACCATCGCTGAGGGGGTACAAGACAAAGAGATGTGGACCAGAGAAATGATCTAA
- the LOC130919160 gene encoding gastrula zinc finger protein XlCGF52.1-like, with the protein MPYIKQEAEPETPRVEQEDEIRKLPKTVSVKSEEDEGWRQESGAAKPSSDNSFQHLTTKVEGRSQPDGLLAPLSDSDSVTSHSSDFNTDEEVKDFDQNPSKSLNKSSLKRDTKAVGRPFTCSLCDKTYSQKYPLQRHMHTHTGEKPFVCTVCGQTFIEKRDLNDHTRTHTGERPFPCSICHKRFTRKRLLNDHTKTHTGEKHFACSLCDKRYFKKADLKSHTRTHTGEKPFACTLCDQRFCQMVQLTTHMSTHTGEKPFLCALCGKRFTLKAQLTRHISAHTGEKPFACLFCDKRFRLKHQLTRHTHTHTHTGEKPFLCTSCGKRFLEKRDLSIHTRTHTGEKPFVCTFCGKQFTVKGSLNKHTMTHTGEKPFACTLCDKRFGRKQQLTTHTRTHTK; encoded by the coding sequence ATGCCGTACATCAAACAGGAGGCTGAGCCAGAGACCCCTAGAGTGGAACAGGAAGATGAAATCCGCAAGTTACCAAAGACTGTCAGTGTGAAGAGTGAAGAAGACGAAGGTTGGCGCCAAGAGAGCGGAGCGGCAAAACCTTCGAGCGACAACTCATTTCAACACCTGACAACAAAAGTAGAGGGACGATCGCAACCTGACGGTTTGTTAGCGCCGCTGTCAGACAGTGACAGCGTAACGTCACACTCTTCTGACTTTAACACTGATGAGGAGGTTAAAGACTTTGACCAAAATCCTTCAAAATCCTTAAACAAGTCATCATTGAAAAGAGACACAAAAGCGGTTGGGAGACCTTTTacctgctcactttgtgataaaacataTTCTCAGAAATATCCCTTACAAAGACACATGCATACACACACCGGggagaagccttttgtctgcacagtttgtggtcaaacatTCATCGAGAAAAGAGATTTAAACgatcacacaagaacacacactggagagaggcCCTTTCCCTGCTCAATTTGCCATAAAAGATTCACTCGAAAAAGACTACTAAACGATCACACcaaaacacacactggagagaaacatTTTGCGtgctcactttgtgataaaaggtACTTCAAAAAGGCAGATTTAAAGAGTCACacgagaacacacactggagagaaaccttttgcTTGCACTCTTTGCGATCAAAGATTCTGTCAAATGGTACAGTTAACAACACACATGAGTACACACACTGGGGAAAAGCCTTTTCTCTGcgcactttgtggtaaaagattcaccctgAAGGCACAATTAACACGTCACATAAGTGCGCACACTGGGgaaaagcctttcgcctgcttattttgcgataaaagatttcgtCTGAAGCATCAGTTAAcaagacacacacatacacatacacacactggagaaaagccttttctctgcacaagttgtggtaaaagattcctcGAGaaaagagatttaagcattcacacaagaacacacactggggagaagccttttgtctgcacattttgtggtaaacaATTCACTGTGAAGGGAagtttaaacaaacacacaatgacacacactggagagaagcctttcgcctgcactctttgcgataaaagatttggcCGTAAGCAACAGTTAACAACACACACGCGTACACACACCAAGTGA
- the LOC130919175 gene encoding uncharacterized protein LOC130919175 isoform X1: protein MHVWAHIGVCVCLYVYIVCQCVIYDVFLRERTYLWPTSMLSRHGVSLQNVTHSCICLLTSKTEMLSLFPFGNLDTSCYLNLCQSINAGTWTEIIGTDIQGFPGQPYGNDCGIFMLMYALYGVLDAPFDFNITDMPTLRKWWCILLVENFELGCHGKVFAHWTNEAKALLQGEVPPVFRLKKRKYDTIAEGVQDKEMWTREMI from the exons ATGCATGTATGGGCGCATATAGGTGTGTGCGtatgtttatatgtatatatcgtATGTCAGTGTGTAATATATGATGTATTTCTCAGGGAAAGAACATATTTGTGGCCGACCTCTATGTTGTCGCGACATGGCGTAAGCCTACAGAAtgtgacccactcatgcatttgcCT ATTGACGTCAAAAACAGAGATGCTGTCGTTGTTCCCATTTGGCAACCTGGACACTTCATGTTATCT AAACCTCTGCCAGTCTATTAATGCAGGGACTTGGACAGAGATAATTGGAACAGATATACAG GGTTTCCCGGGACAGCCATATGGGAATGACTGTGGCATCTTCATGTTGATG TATGCTTTGTACGGTGTTCTGGACGCTCCCTTTGATTTTAACATC ACTGATATGCCAACTTTGAGGAAGTGGTGGTGCATATTGTTGGTGGAAAATTTTGAACTTGGGTG CCACGGGAAAGTGTTTGCCCATTGGACAAATGAGGCAAAAGCCCTCTTGCAGGGTGAAGTGCCACCAGTCTTCAGGTTGAAGAAAAGGAAATATGATACCATCGCTGAGGGGGTACAAGACAAAGAGATGTGGACCAGAGAAATGATCTAA